A section of the Paenibacillus aurantius genome encodes:
- a CDS encoding cell division protein FtsQ/DivIB → MKSERNKKPGSRKLLYLLIVFFLIVFAILFFQSSFSKITSIEIAGNDVVSSEQIGQASQAAVGDQFFAVGSSVVEERVKALQTIESVQVTKSFPGKIRIEVKEYPRAAYQLTPEGSIEVLMADGSAYPVKDKGAVIDKPILTNWGSETPERAALCKVLAGINPALLSDISEIKPDPSAAYPDKIKLFTRSQFEVITRIALLGDKIQYLDFMINEFKERNNGATGILTLLDTDRGSLFGKDAGSAETSDGNKDSKKR, encoded by the coding sequence ATGAAATCGGAGAGAAACAAAAAACCCGGCAGCCGCAAGCTGCTTTATTTGTTAATCGTCTTTTTTCTTATTGTATTCGCGATTCTATTTTTTCAATCCTCTTTCAGCAAAATAACCTCTATTGAAATTGCGGGAAACGACGTGGTTTCCTCCGAGCAGATCGGACAAGCCTCGCAGGCGGCCGTGGGGGACCAGTTTTTTGCGGTCGGTTCCTCCGTTGTAGAAGAGAGGGTCAAAGCTCTCCAAACGATAGAGTCCGTTCAGGTGACGAAGTCGTTCCCGGGCAAGATACGGATTGAGGTCAAGGAGTATCCACGGGCCGCTTATCAGCTTACCCCGGAAGGAAGCATCGAGGTGCTGATGGCGGACGGAAGCGCCTACCCGGTCAAGGACAAAGGCGCCGTGATCGACAAGCCGATTCTGACCAACTGGGGATCGGAGACCCCCGAAAGGGCCGCCCTATGCAAGGTGCTGGCCGGGATCAATCCGGCGCTTCTTTCGGATATATCCGAGATCAAGCCCGACCCGTCGGCCGCCTATCCGGACAAGATTAAACTTTTTACACGGTCCCAGTTTGAGGTGATTACCCGAATAGCTTTACTAGGCGACAAGATTCAATACCTGGATTTTATGATCAACGAATTTAAGGAGAGAAATAATGGAGCGACCGGAATTCTGACCCTGCTCGATACGGACCGCGGGAGCCTGTTCGGCAAGGATGCCGGCTCCGCCGAGACAAGCGACGGGAACAAGGATTCCAAGAAGAGGTAA
- the ftsA gene encoding cell division protein FtsA, which produces MSGNDIIVSLDIGTSKVRAIIGEVTNGAINIIGVGAAESEGIRKGSIVDIDQTVQSIRNAVEHAERMVGIEIHDVYVGITGNHIALQPSHGVVAVSNEDREIGEEDIERVLQASRVIALPPEREIIGVVSKQYLVDGLEGIQDPRGMIGVRLEVEATIITGAKTAIHNLRRVVEKAGLNTADMVLMSLASGNLTLSKDEKTIGTILVDIGAGSTTIAVFENGTIAATSTLPIGGDLITSDISYGLHTQMEHAEKVKLKFGCAQVAVAAEDQVFKVPRIGSNTEKEFSQVDLANIVEPRVQEIFQLIRGEAYRLGYGDVPGGYVLTGGTVTMPGMLPIAQAELAASVRIATPDFIGVRDPSYTSGVGIIQHVTKSIRHRVPTTMKIPAKKPAKEKTGWFDKVKNWLSEFI; this is translated from the coding sequence TTGAGCGGCAATGATATCATTGTTAGTCTGGACATTGGTACATCCAAGGTTCGTGCTATAATTGGAGAAGTAACCAATGGAGCCATTAACATAATCGGGGTCGGGGCTGCCGAATCGGAAGGCATCCGCAAGGGCTCGATCGTCGATATAGACCAGACGGTTCAATCCATACGCAATGCCGTCGAGCATGCCGAGCGTATGGTGGGAATTGAGATACATGACGTTTACGTAGGAATTACCGGCAATCACATAGCGCTTCAGCCAAGCCACGGAGTGGTCGCCGTTTCTAATGAAGACAGAGAAATCGGGGAAGAAGACATCGAACGGGTGCTTCAAGCTTCACGCGTTATCGCTCTGCCTCCGGAGCGTGAAATTATCGGAGTCGTGTCCAAACAATACTTAGTCGACGGGCTTGAAGGCATTCAAGATCCGAGAGGAATGATCGGCGTCAGGCTGGAAGTCGAAGCCACCATTATTACCGGCGCCAAAACCGCTATACATAACCTGCGCCGCGTCGTAGAGAAAGCCGGCTTGAACACAGCCGACATGGTCCTTATGTCGCTTGCATCCGGAAACCTTACCCTGTCCAAGGATGAGAAGACCATTGGGACCATTCTCGTCGATATCGGAGCAGGCTCTACTACCATTGCCGTTTTTGAGAATGGAACAATTGCCGCCACTTCCACGCTTCCCATCGGCGGTGACCTGATTACAAGCGACATTTCTTACGGCTTGCACACGCAGATGGAACATGCGGAGAAAGTCAAGCTTAAATTCGGCTGCGCCCAGGTAGCGGTTGCGGCCGAAGATCAAGTCTTCAAGGTGCCGAGAATCGGCAGCAACACCGAGAAGGAATTTTCCCAAGTGGATCTGGCGAATATCGTAGAGCCGCGTGTGCAGGAGATTTTCCAGCTGATTCGCGGAGAAGCTTACCGGCTGGGCTATGGGGATGTTCCCGGAGGATATGTGCTTACAGGAGGAACCGTCACCATGCCGGGGATGCTTCCGATTGCCCAAGCGGAGCTGGCCGCCTCGGTCCGGATCGCTACACCCGATTTCATCGGGGTGCGTGATCCATCCTATACCAGCGGTGTAGGCATTATTCAGCATGTGACCAAGTCGATTCGGCACCGTGTGCCGACGACAATGAAAATCCCCGCCAAGAAGCCGGCAAAGGAGAAAACAGGCTGGTTTGATAAGGTCAAAAATTGGTTAAGTGAATTTATCTGA
- the ftsZ gene encoding cell division protein FtsZ, which produces MFEFDLDVDQLATIKVIGVGGGGSNAVNRMIENGIQGVEFITVNTDAQALNLARSEAKLKIGEKLTRGLGAGANPEVGKKAAEESREAIIQSLKGADLVFVTAGMGGGTGTGAAPVIAEIAKECGALTVGVVTRPFTFEGRKRAMQAEQGINALKEKVDTLIVIPNDRLLEIVDKKTPMIEAFREADNVLRQGVQGISDLIMVPGLINLDFADVKTIMTERGSALMGIGLGTGENRAAEAAKKAIMSPLLETSIEGARGVIMNITGGANLSLYEVNEAAEIVIAASDPEVNVIFGAIIDETLKEEIKVTVIATGFETKAHVAPPIKRPQPAQQQQQQQTEQTESRSSNLRPFGAQPSGDQLDIPTFLRNRKNHNND; this is translated from the coding sequence ATGTTTGAATTTGATCTGGATGTAGATCAGCTGGCGACAATCAAGGTGATTGGCGTCGGCGGCGGCGGCAGCAATGCTGTCAACCGAATGATAGAGAACGGAATTCAGGGCGTGGAATTCATCACGGTAAATACGGATGCCCAAGCCTTAAATCTGGCCAGGTCGGAGGCCAAGCTTAAGATCGGCGAGAAGCTGACTAGAGGTCTCGGGGCAGGCGCCAACCCGGAAGTCGGCAAGAAAGCGGCGGAAGAGTCGAGAGAAGCCATTATCCAATCCCTTAAAGGGGCGGACCTGGTGTTCGTTACCGCCGGAATGGGCGGAGGAACGGGTACGGGAGCGGCTCCGGTCATCGCCGAAATCGCCAAGGAATGCGGAGCCCTGACGGTGGGCGTCGTAACCCGCCCGTTTACATTCGAGGGCCGCAAGCGGGCCATGCAGGCGGAGCAGGGCATTAACGCCCTTAAGGAAAAGGTGGATACACTAATTGTTATCCCGAACGATCGGCTGCTTGAGATCGTGGACAAGAAGACCCCGATGATTGAAGCCTTCCGGGAAGCGGATAACGTTCTTCGCCAAGGGGTGCAGGGCATCTCGGACTTGATCATGGTTCCGGGTCTGATTAACCTTGACTTTGCCGATGTCAAAACCATCATGACCGAGCGCGGATCCGCGCTTATGGGAATCGGGCTTGGCACAGGCGAGAACCGCGCAGCGGAAGCCGCCAAGAAAGCCATCATGAGCCCTTTGCTGGAGACTTCTATTGAAGGAGCCCGCGGGGTTATCATGAACATTACGGGGGGAGCCAACCTCAGCTTGTACGAAGTCAACGAGGCGGCTGAAATCGTCATCGCGGCTTCCGATCCGGAGGTTAACGTGATCTTCGGTGCCATTATCGACGAGACGCTGAAAGAGGAAATCAAGGTAACGGTTATTGCGACCGGCTTCGAAACCAAAGCCCATGTCGCTCCTCCTATTAAACGTCCCCAGCCTGCTCAGCAGCAGCAACAACAGCAGACCGAGCAGACGGAATCGAGATCGTCTAACCTGCGTCCTTTCGGAGCTCAGCCTTCCGGGGATCAGCTGGACATTCCTACGTTCTTGCGGAACCGCAAAAACCATAACAACGACTAA
- the murB gene encoding UDP-N-acetylmuramate dehydrogenase, producing MQEIISELQSAQVGEVRLNEPLAPHTTWKIGGPADVLVVPGSKEQLAQTVKLLHKHRVPWFVLGRGSNLLVADTGIRGVVVKLGQAFEQVRFEGNLVYAGGGLSFIKLCVLTGKEGLTGLEFAGGIPGSVGGAVYMNAGAHGSDVSRILKQAEVVLDNGERVVLQKEDLQYAYRHSVLHRQPGIVTEAVFELQPGDRKEIGAAMAAYKDRRMRTQPLQLATAGSTFRNPEGHHAAKLIEEAGLKGLTVGGATVSTQHANFIINTGEATAKDVLTLIEKIQAIVQEKYGITLVPEVLVAGDTD from the coding sequence ATGCAGGAAATCATTTCGGAGCTTCAATCCGCCCAGGTAGGGGAAGTTCGCTTGAACGAACCTCTGGCGCCTCACACCACCTGGAAAATAGGCGGCCCCGCCGACGTCCTGGTCGTTCCCGGATCGAAGGAGCAGCTTGCTCAAACCGTCAAGCTGCTGCATAAGCACCGGGTCCCCTGGTTTGTGCTGGGCCGGGGATCCAATCTGCTCGTCGCGGATACCGGGATTAGAGGCGTGGTCGTGAAGCTGGGGCAAGCCTTCGAACAGGTTCGTTTTGAAGGGAATCTAGTCTATGCGGGCGGGGGGCTTTCATTCATCAAGCTCTGTGTCCTGACGGGAAAGGAAGGGCTGACCGGACTGGAATTCGCCGGGGGAATCCCCGGAAGCGTGGGTGGCGCCGTTTACATGAACGCAGGGGCTCACGGGTCGGATGTGTCGCGAATTCTTAAGCAAGCCGAGGTGGTGCTCGATAATGGGGAGCGGGTGGTGCTGCAGAAGGAAGACCTGCAGTATGCTTACCGTCACTCCGTGCTTCACCGTCAGCCCGGCATCGTGACGGAAGCGGTCTTCGAGCTTCAGCCGGGCGACCGCAAGGAAATTGGTGCCGCGATGGCGGCCTACAAGGACCGGAGAATGCGGACTCAGCCGCTGCAGCTGGCAACGGCAGGAAGTACGTTCCGCAACCCGGAAGGCCATCATGCCGCGAAGCTGATCGAGGAAGCGGGGTTGAAAGGCCTGACCGTTGGGGGGGCCACAGTATCGACACAGCATGCCAACTTCATTATCAACACCGGCGAAGCTACGGCGAAAGATGTGCTCACTCTTATTGAGAAGATCCAAGCAATCGTCCAAGAAAAATACGGAATAACCCTAGTGCCCGAAGTTCTAGTTGCGGGTGACACCGACTGA
- the sigG gene encoding RNA polymerase sporulation sigma factor SigG — protein sequence MTRNKVEICGVDTSKLPVLTNTEMRELFVELQTKNERSAREKLVNGNLRLVLSVIQRFNNRGEFVDDLFQVGCIGLMKAIDNFDLGQNVKFSTYAVPMIIGEIRRYLRDNNPIRVSRSLRDIAYKALQVRDNLTNKNSREPTVYEISEALNIPKEDVVFALDAIQDPVSLFEPIYHDGGDPIFVMDQISDDRNRDITWIEGIALREGMRKLNDREKMIISMRFYDGKTQMEVADEIGISQAQVSRLEKSAISQMQKHVKS from the coding sequence ATGACCCGAAACAAAGTAGAAATTTGCGGCGTTGATACTTCTAAACTGCCGGTTTTGACTAACACCGAGATGCGCGAGCTTTTCGTGGAACTCCAGACCAAGAACGAGCGGTCGGCAAGAGAGAAATTGGTTAACGGCAACCTGCGCCTGGTGCTGAGTGTGATTCAACGCTTTAACAATCGCGGGGAGTTCGTGGACGACTTGTTTCAGGTGGGGTGCATCGGGCTAATGAAGGCCATCGATAACTTCGATCTGGGCCAGAACGTCAAATTCTCCACCTATGCGGTTCCGATGATCATCGGGGAAATCCGCCGATACTTGAGAGACAACAACCCGATCCGGGTCTCGCGCTCCCTTCGGGATATCGCTTATAAAGCTCTCCAGGTGAGGGACAACTTAACCAACAAAAATTCCCGCGAACCGACGGTATACGAAATTTCCGAAGCCCTTAATATACCTAAGGAGGATGTGGTGTTCGCCCTGGATGCCATTCAGGATCCCGTCTCGCTCTTCGAACCGATCTATCACGACGGAGGGGACCCGATCTTCGTGATGGACCAGATCAGCGACGACCGGAACCGGGACATTACCTGGATCGAAGGCATCGCCCTTAGGGAAGGAATGAGGAAGCTGAACGACCGGGAGAAAATGATCATCTCCATGCGGTTTTACGATGGCAAAACGCAGATGGAGGTAGCGGATGAAATCGGCATCTCTCAAGCGCAGGTTTCCCGCCTGGAGAAGTCGGCTATTTCCCAAATGCAGAAGCATGTCAAATCGTAA
- the murG gene encoding undecaprenyldiphospho-muramoylpentapeptide beta-N-acetylglucosaminyltransferase, whose product MRIVLSGGGTGGHVYPALSIMEEVRREQPGSEFLYIGTSSGLEKGIVAKADPKLRFEAIEISGFRRKLSLDNVRTVIRFLKGVGRAKKLLREFKPDVVIGTGGYVCGPVVYAAAKLGIPTMIHEQNVIPGLTNKFLSRYTDTVAVSFQGSEGKFPGAKRVVYTGNPRATTVVQADALKGLSSLGLPEGSRLVVAVGGSRGAKAVNEAVAAMAPLMAGLPDVQFLFVTGEPYYEATRQQILAKGKTMPDNLLLVPYVHNMHEVLAATSLIISRAGASFLAEITALGIPSLLIPSPNVTNNHQEANARWLEKENAAKVILERDLNGTFLYAQVERIMKDPGRHSIMSRNSARMGNREAAGLFYSEMLKLASR is encoded by the coding sequence ATGCGCATCGTACTCAGCGGGGGAGGGACGGGGGGCCACGTCTACCCCGCCCTTTCCATTATGGAGGAAGTCCGCCGGGAGCAGCCCGGATCGGAATTCCTATACATCGGGACCTCTTCCGGCTTGGAGAAAGGAATTGTCGCCAAAGCGGATCCCAAGCTGCGCTTTGAGGCCATTGAGATCAGCGGCTTCCGGAGGAAGCTGTCTTTGGACAATGTACGCACGGTTATCCGGTTTCTGAAGGGAGTGGGCCGGGCCAAGAAGCTCCTGCGGGAATTCAAGCCGGATGTTGTTATCGGAACGGGGGGCTACGTTTGCGGACCGGTCGTTTATGCCGCTGCCAAGCTCGGCATCCCGACCATGATCCATGAACAGAACGTCATTCCCGGACTGACGAATAAATTTTTGAGCCGGTACACCGATACGGTGGCCGTCAGCTTCCAGGGCTCCGAGGGCAAGTTTCCCGGAGCAAAGAGAGTGGTCTACACGGGAAATCCCCGTGCCACAACGGTAGTCCAGGCGGACGCCCTCAAAGGCTTGTCCTCCCTTGGCCTGCCCGAGGGCAGCCGGCTGGTCGTCGCGGTGGGAGGGAGCCGGGGGGCTAAGGCGGTGAATGAAGCCGTCGCCGCTATGGCTCCTTTGATGGCGGGCCTTCCGGACGTTCAGTTTCTGTTCGTGACGGGCGAGCCTTATTACGAAGCGACCCGCCAACAGATTCTGGCCAAAGGAAAGACCATGCCGGACAACCTCCTTCTGGTTCCTTACGTTCACAATATGCATGAGGTGCTTGCTGCCACCTCGCTCATCATCAGCCGGGCAGGAGCATCCTTTCTCGCGGAGATTACGGCGCTCGGCATTCCCTCCCTCTTGATCCCTTCTCCCAACGTGACCAATAATCACCAGGAGGCCAATGCCCGGTGGCTCGAGAAAGAGAATGCCGCCAAGGTCATACTGGAACGGGACTTGAACGGAACGTTTCTTTATGCCCAGGTGGAGCGGATCATGAAGGATCCCGGCCGGCATTCCATCATGTCGCGCAATTCGGCGCGGATGGGCAACCGGGAGGCAGCCGGTCTGTTCTACAGCGAGATGCTCAAGCTGGCCTCGCGTTAG
- a CDS encoding YlmC/YmxH family sporulation protein: MKISDFQSKDVINIVDGKKLGQVSDLELDLRQGRIDSIVVPNQTRFFGFFGGGTDVVIPWRNIVKIGADVVLVKLDDARVYRQNEEDGQDYARPYRERDREKDR; this comes from the coding sequence ATGAAAATATCCGATTTTCAATCCAAGGATGTTATAAACATTGTCGACGGCAAAAAGCTGGGCCAGGTCTCGGACCTGGAGCTGGATCTCCGGCAGGGCCGGATCGACTCGATTGTCGTTCCGAATCAAACGAGGTTCTTCGGCTTTTTTGGAGGCGGGACGGATGTTGTGATTCCCTGGCGGAACATAGTTAAAATAGGGGCCGACGTCGTGCTGGTCAAGCTGGACGACGCCCGCGTGTACCGCCAGAATGAAGAGGACGGGCAGGATTATGCAAGGCCGTACCGGGAAAGAGACCGGGAGAAGGACCGGTAA
- the sigE gene encoding RNA polymerase sporulation sigma factor SigE: protein MLLKWKMLLQLNYYRLLLLVGLKGNEIYYIGGSEALPPPLTREEEEYLLQKLPSGDAAIRAMLIERNLRLVVYIARKFENTGINIEDLVSIGAIGLIKAVNTFDPEKKIKLATYASRCIENEILMYLRRNSKIRTEVSFDEPLNIDWDGNELLLSDVLGTENDTIYRNIEEQVDRKLLHKALDKLTERERVIMELRFGLQDGEEKTQKDVADLLGISQSYISRLEKRIIKRLRKEFNKMV from the coding sequence ATGCTATTAAAATGGAAAATGCTGCTGCAGCTCAATTATTACCGTCTGCTCCTGCTCGTGGGGCTTAAGGGAAATGAGATTTATTATATCGGGGGTAGCGAGGCGCTCCCTCCGCCTTTAACGAGAGAAGAGGAGGAATACCTTCTTCAGAAGCTTCCAAGCGGAGATGCGGCCATTCGCGCCATGCTGATCGAACGAAACCTTCGGCTCGTCGTTTACATCGCGCGGAAATTCGAGAATACGGGAATCAACATCGAGGACCTCGTGTCGATCGGGGCGATCGGCTTGATCAAAGCGGTCAACACTTTCGACCCCGAGAAGAAAATCAAGCTGGCCACATACGCCTCCCGCTGTATTGAGAACGAGATCCTCATGTACCTTCGCCGGAACAGCAAAATCCGCACCGAGGTTTCGTTCGATGAGCCGCTAAACATCGACTGGGACGGAAACGAACTTCTCCTGTCGGATGTCCTGGGAACCGAGAACGATACGATCTACCGGAACATTGAAGAGCAGGTGGACCGCAAGCTTCTTCATAAGGCGCTCGATAAGCTGACGGAACGGGAGCGGGTGATCATGGAGCTCCGGTTCGGCCTTCAGGACGGGGAGGAGAAGACCCAGAAGGATGTCGCTGATCTTCTCGGCATCTCCCAATCGTACATATCCCGCCTGGAAAAACGGATTATCAAACGGCTCCGCAAGGAGTTCAACAAAATGGTGTAA
- the spoVE gene encoding stage V sporulation protein E — MGKARAMPDLIIMTSAVMLLVIGVLMVYSASAVLAFREFGDSFYYVKRQAIFAALGIGAMILTANVDYWVWKKYAKLGLLICFVLLLIVLIPGIGVVRGGARSWLGIGSFGIQPSEFMKLGMILFLAKLLSQEQSRITQFTQGLLPPLLIMGAAFGFIMLQPDLGSGTVLVGASLLIIWTAGARVMHLSMLGLAGVAGFVGLILNAPYRLKRITGFLDPWADPLGSGYQIIQSLYAIGPGGLVGLGFGKSLQKYSYLPEPQTDFIYSIVAEELGFMGGAFVIGLFAVLVWRGIRTAISAQDTFGSLLAIGITGMVAVQVMINIGVVIGMFPVTGITLPFISAGGSSLTLMLTAIGILLNISRYSR; from the coding sequence ATGGGAAAAGCACGGGCAATGCCGGATTTGATAATCATGACATCTGCCGTCATGCTGCTGGTGATAGGCGTCCTAATGGTGTACAGCGCGAGTGCCGTGCTGGCTTTTCGGGAATTCGGGGATTCCTTCTATTATGTTAAACGCCAGGCGATCTTTGCCGCACTGGGAATCGGCGCTATGATCCTGACGGCCAACGTGGATTACTGGGTTTGGAAGAAATACGCCAAGCTCGGTCTGCTGATCTGTTTCGTTCTTCTGCTTATCGTGCTTATTCCCGGGATCGGCGTCGTTCGCGGGGGCGCCCGCAGCTGGCTCGGGATCGGATCCTTCGGAATCCAGCCGTCGGAGTTTATGAAGCTCGGCATGATTCTCTTTCTAGCCAAGCTGTTATCCCAAGAGCAGAGCCGGATCACGCAGTTCACGCAGGGCTTGCTTCCCCCGCTGCTGATCATGGGGGCCGCCTTCGGCTTTATCATGCTGCAGCCGGATCTGGGATCGGGAACGGTGCTGGTGGGCGCTTCGCTGCTCATTATCTGGACGGCCGGCGCCCGGGTGATGCATCTGTCCATGCTGGGACTGGCCGGAGTGGCCGGATTCGTCGGTCTTATCTTGAATGCCCCTTACCGGCTGAAGCGCATTACGGGCTTTCTGGATCCTTGGGCCGACCCGCTCGGGTCCGGCTACCAGATTATCCAGTCGCTCTATGCGATCGGCCCTGGCGGGCTGGTGGGGCTTGGCTTCGGCAAGAGCCTTCAGAAATACAGCTACCTTCCCGAGCCCCAAACTGATTTTATTTATTCGATTGTGGCGGAGGAACTGGGGTTTATGGGCGGGGCGTTCGTCATCGGACTCTTCGCCGTGCTGGTTTGGAGAGGAATCCGAACGGCCATCAGTGCCCAGGATACGTTCGGCAGTCTGCTCGCGATTGGCATTACGGGAATGGTAGCGGTTCAGGTTATGATCAACATCGGCGTGGTCATCGGAATGTTTCCCGTCACCGGGATCACGCTTCCTTTTATAAGCGCGGGCGGCTCGTCGCTTACGTTAATGCTGACCGCGATCGGCATCCTGTTAAACATTTCGCGATATTCGAGGTGA
- the murA gene encoding UDP-N-acetylglucosamine 1-carboxyvinyltransferase: MEKLVIEGGRPLSGTMRIQGAKNAALPILAACVLAEGTFAIDNVPDLLDIRVMLDILRSLGCRAEHSEETVTLDMEPLHSSHIPEDLMKSMRSSIFLMGPLLARFGSVQVYQPGGCAIGERKINLHLQGLEALGARIEEKGSTIICTADKLVGAEIPLDFPSVGATENIMMAAATADGITTIHNAAREPEIQDLQNFLNAMGAKIFGAGTSTITIEGVSRLHACRYRIIPDRIVTGTMMVAAAVTRGSVTLERVCPAHLTSLIHVLKRAGVQISCSGDIMSVSCGARPKLVERIVTSPHPSFPTDLQSLIMVLLSLADGLSIIKETVFEGRFKHVDELSRMGADIRVDLNSAFIRGVPRLYGATVEATDLRAGAALVVAGLAAHGTTVVEQIHHIDRGYDRIEIMLNRLGASITRSRAVAESPQPT; encoded by the coding sequence TTGGAAAAATTGGTGATCGAAGGCGGACGGCCTCTCTCGGGGACCATGAGGATTCAAGGGGCGAAGAATGCGGCCCTTCCCATTCTGGCAGCCTGTGTCCTCGCCGAAGGGACTTTTGCGATCGACAATGTTCCGGATCTGCTGGATATCCGGGTCATGCTGGATATCCTCCGCTCCTTGGGCTGCCGGGCGGAACATTCGGAAGAAACCGTTACGCTCGATATGGAGCCGCTTCATTCCTCCCACATACCGGAGGATTTGATGAAGTCCATGCGTTCTTCTATTTTTCTGATGGGGCCGCTTCTCGCAAGATTCGGTTCCGTTCAGGTCTACCAGCCGGGAGGCTGTGCCATAGGCGAACGCAAGATCAACCTTCATCTTCAAGGGCTTGAAGCACTGGGAGCCCGCATTGAAGAGAAGGGGAGTACCATTATTTGTACGGCGGATAAGCTGGTCGGTGCCGAGATCCCGCTTGATTTCCCCAGTGTCGGGGCAACGGAAAACATCATGATGGCCGCCGCCACCGCCGATGGGATCACAACGATTCATAATGCGGCCAGGGAGCCGGAGATTCAGGACCTTCAGAACTTTCTTAATGCCATGGGGGCCAAGATCTTCGGGGCGGGAACGAGCACGATAACCATTGAAGGGGTAAGCCGTCTCCATGCCTGCCGTTACCGGATCATCCCGGATAGAATCGTCACGGGAACGATGATGGTGGCCGCAGCCGTTACGCGGGGGAGCGTTACGCTTGAAAGGGTATGCCCGGCACATCTAACCTCGCTGATTCATGTGCTGAAGCGGGCAGGTGTTCAAATCTCCTGCAGCGGTGATATAATGAGCGTAAGCTGCGGCGCAAGGCCGAAGCTTGTCGAACGCATTGTCACGTCTCCTCATCCATCCTTTCCAACCGATTTGCAGTCTCTTATCATGGTTCTGCTTTCCTTGGCGGACGGCTTGAGCATCATCAAGGAAACGGTGTTCGAAGGCCGCTTTAAGCATGTGGATGAGCTGTCCCGAATGGGGGCGGATATCCGGGTGGACCTCAATTCCGCCTTTATCCGTGGGGTTCCGAGGCTTTATGGGGCTACGGTGGAGGCTACCGATCTCAGGGCGGGTGCCGCCTTGGTCGTGGCGGGGTTGGCTGCCCACGGGACGACCGTGGTGGAGCAGATTCATCATATCGACCGGGGTTATGATAGAATAGAGATTATGCTGAACCGTCTAGGAGCGAGCATCACGCGAAGCCGTGCTGTTGCCGAAAGCCCTCAGCCTACCTGA
- the spoIIGA gene encoding sigma-E processing peptidase SpoIIGA, whose translation MVVYLDLLFLFNFAVDGALLLTTAWVSHTKVRAWRVAASAAIGALYVIFMLYPQLSFLFTLGIKFIFSVLMIGTAFGFRPVKRFWRHMGAFYLVNFAAAGSVIGVYYFFLSSSELMDGFLFSMMGVPGTTLIVVTLPLLVWLYLKVFHTARRQTEMLSYMAEVEVCIDDFHYQCTGLIDTGNHLYDPLTKTPVMIMEAGQWKEVLPETWMKRIRQAEVDQIVAALGTEEFAWQDRLRLVPYRGVNRGTQFMLAIKPDRVTVRYNEKRVETQKVLVGLDGGQLSSDGAYQAILHPTLLEA comes from the coding sequence TTGGTCGTTTATCTGGATCTCTTGTTCCTCTTTAACTTTGCGGTGGACGGGGCCTTGCTGCTGACGACGGCCTGGGTTTCCCATACCAAGGTCCGCGCCTGGAGGGTAGCCGCTTCTGCGGCCATCGGGGCCCTTTACGTTATTTTTATGCTTTACCCGCAGCTTTCCTTCCTTTTTACGCTGGGCATCAAATTTATTTTTTCGGTGCTGATGATCGGCACCGCCTTCGGGTTTCGTCCGGTTAAACGGTTTTGGCGGCACATGGGGGCGTTCTATCTTGTTAATTTTGCGGCGGCCGGAAGCGTGATCGGGGTTTATTATTTCTTTTTGTCCTCCAGTGAACTGATGGACGGGTTTCTGTTCTCGATGATGGGCGTTCCCGGCACCACCTTGATCGTCGTTACGCTGCCGCTTCTCGTCTGGCTGTACCTTAAGGTGTTTCATACCGCTCGTCGGCAGACCGAGATGCTTAGCTACATGGCGGAGGTGGAGGTATGCATCGACGACTTCCATTACCAGTGCACCGGTCTAATCGATACGGGCAATCATCTGTACGATCCGCTGACTAAGACGCCGGTGATGATCATGGAGGCCGGACAGTGGAAGGAAGTGCTGCCGGAGACGTGGATGAAGCGGATTCGCCAGGCGGAGGTCGATCAGATCGTGGCCGCCCTGGGAACGGAGGAGTTCGCCTGGCAGGACCGCCTGAGGCTGGTGCCTTACCGGGGCGTAAACCGGGGAACCCAGTTCATGCTGGCGATCAAGCCCGACCGGGTCACGGTTCGGTATAACGAGAAACGGGTAGAGACGCAGAAGGTTTTAGTGGGATTGGACGGCGGGCAGCTCAGCTCGGACGGGGCTTACCAGGCGATCCTGCATCCTACCCTGCTGGAGGCGTAA